DNA sequence from the Halobacterium sp. DL1 genome:
GCAGTGCCGGCGGCCACAAGCCGCAACAGGAGGTCTTCCTCGCCAAGGATGATTCCGCCGAGGACGACGGCGACGACCGCCTGCATGCTGATGATGGGGGATGCCAGGCTCGCGGGTATCGTGGAGAACGCGAGTGCGGTCACCCACTCGCCGAGCCCGACAAACGCGCCGGCGACGGCGAACTTCCCGAGGTCGCCCCAGACGCGCGGCGTCCTGCCCCGCCACGCAACGGGGCCGAGAACGATCGGGACGCCGGCGAGCTTGATGAGCGTCCAGACGGCGGGCTGGACGCCTCCCTCCTGGAGCAGGACGCGCTGGCTCACGGCGACGACACCGAGCAACATCGCGCTCAGTAACGCGAGACGTGCGGGACGGGAGGTCACGGCAGTCTGGAACGGTGTGTGGATGCCGCCGCCCTGGTAGTTCGCGACGTAGACCGCCACCGTGGCGATGAGGACACCGGCGACCTGGACGGGTCCGAGATGCTGGTCGAGCACGACAACTTCGAGCGGAAGGACGAACGCTGGAGAGAGCTTGCTAAGCGGTGCGACGTACGAGACGTCCCCGACGGCCAGCGCGTGGTACAGCAACAGCAATCCGCTGGCGAACACGACAACAACGCCGGCGGCGGCAAGCCAGTCGTCCGCGGGCAGCGCCACCACTTCCCCGACGACAGTCCGGCCGGGGTCGAGACTCACCGCGGTTAGAAACCACCCCACTGAGAAAATGTTCGTCACGACGATGACGAGTGCGGGCGGGTAGTCACTGAAGTGCCGCTTCAGATAGAACAGGAAGACGCCCCAGAGGACCGCCACGCTGGCGGCGTAGGCGAGTCCCTGGGCGTGAGGAACGAACGTCATCAGTGACTGGATGGGGTGCGTGTCCTTACCAGTTCTGCTGGGAATGCGTCTCGGGGGTGCGAGGCAGACACGGCTTCGAGAGTAAACAATATACGAGCGCGCTCGAATTATGTTAGCGCATGTCGAGCCAGCACCGCAATTTCATCGACGGGGATTGGGTAGAATCCAACTCCGGCGAGACGTTCGAGAACAGGAACCCGGCGGACACCAAGGAAGTCATCGGCGAATACCAGCAGTCGACAGCCGAGGACGCGGAGGCGGCCATCGAAGCCGCGAACGAAGCCGCAGACGAGTGGGCGGCGATGCCCGGGCCGGAGCGCGGCCGCATCCTCCGGAAGGCGGGCGAGATCCTCGCAGACCGAAAGGAGGAACTCACGCAGACGCTCTCCCACGAGGTCGGGAAAACCACGTCGGAGGCGGGAGGTGAGGTCCAGCGCTCGATCGACATCTACGCGTACTATGCAGCCAAGGCGAGTGACTTCGGGGGGACCGTCAAGGAGTCCTCGAGCCCGACTACCCACCTCTACTCCCAGAGCGAGCCGGTGGGCGTCGCCGGCCTCATCACGCCGTGGAACTTCCCGATCGCCATCGCGTCGTGGAAGATGGCGCCGGCGCTCGCGGCGGGGAACACCGTCGTCCTCAAACCCGCGTCGCTCGCACCGGGAATCATCCGCGAGCTCGTGGAGGCACTGGAGGACGCGGGAATCCCTGACGGAGTCGTGAACTTCGTCACCGGGCCCGGGAGGAGTGTCGGGGCCACCGTCTCCTCCAGTCCGGACGTGGACGCGGTCTCGTTCACGGGTAGCCACTCGGTCGGTGAGAAGGTCCGCAAGCAGGCGGTCGACGACGGGAAGCGTGTGCAACTGGAGATGGGCGGGAAGAATCCGACCGTCGTGATGCCTAGCGCCGACGTGGACGAAGCCGTGGACATCGTCGCGGGCGGCTGCTTCGGCGTCACCGGCGAGGCGTGTACGGCGACCTCCAAGGCGATCGTCCACGAGGACGTCTACGAGGAGTTCGTCGAGAAGATGGTCGACCACGTCGAGAGCATCGAGGTCGGTCCGGGGCTCGAGGACTACGACATGGGTCCGCACATCAGCGAGTCGGAGCTCGACTCGACCCTCGACTACGTCGAGATCGGCCAACAAGAGGGCGCGACGCTCGAGACCGGCGGGAACCGCGTCACAGGCGACGGTTACGACGACGGGTACTTCGTCGAACCGGCCGTCTTCTCCGACGTCACGAACGATATGCGCATCGCGCAGGAGGAGATCTTCGGGCCGGTGCTCGCCATCATCCCGGTGTCGGGCTTCGAGGACGCGCTGAAGCAGGCCAACGACGTCCGGTACGGACTCGCGGCGGGGCTCGTCACCCAGGACCTCACGGAGGCCCACGAGTTCGCGAACCGCGCCGAAGCCGGCATCGTGAAGATCAACGAGAAGACGACCGGGCTGGAACTCCACGTCCCGTTCGGGGGGTTCAAGGACTCCTCGAGCGAGACCTACCGGGAGCAGGGCGACGCGGGCCTGGACTTCTACTCGATCAGCCGCACGGTCTACATGAACTACTGACGGACTTGCAGTCCGCGGAGCGTTGCACCCAGCCACCGTCGGTGGCCCGGTCGAGCGGCGAACGGGATGCGGTCGGCCCGACCTGACTCGACCGCTCGCCGTGGAACGCATTTTCCCGACCCTCGTCAGGCGAGCGTGACGACGACTGCCCCGAGGACCACGACGACTGCCCCGGCCACCAGGCCGAGCGTGACCCGCTCGAGCTTGTCGAGGAACGCGTAGGAGAGCGCCATCACGATCAGGGGGCTGAGCTGGAGGATGGGGACGACCAGGGAGACCGGCGCGAGCGACAGCGCGGCGTAGTACGACAGCAGGAACACGGAGTTCGAGAGGCCGGCGAGCAGGTACCACCGGCGGTTCGGGCTACGGACAAGGTCGCCGGGGGCCGGGAGCGCGTTGCGCCACCGGAGGTACGCCCACATCCCGGCCGCCGCTACCACTGTCTTCACTGCGAGTCCGGACATGACGGAAGTCCCGTCGCCGAAGCCGACCTTCACTATCACCGGTTCGAGCGCGAACACGAGCGCCGTTGCGAACGGCAGCGTGAGCGCCCGGGCCGGGGCGTCGGCGAGCGTGGCGTCGCCGTCGACGGTCTGTTTCGACAGCCACGCCACACCCGCGACGATGAGCACGACGCCTGCGAACTGGCCGTTCGTGACCGGGTCGCCGAGCAGGAGGACGGCGAGCACCACCGCGAACAGGGGGTTGGAAGCCTTGATGGGTTCCGTGATGCTCGCGCCCAGGCGGTCGATGCTCGTGTAGTAGAGCGCCCGCCCCAGCAGCGTCCCGAGCAGGCCCGCGGCGACGAAGGAGAGGAGCGCGTTCGTGGACATGCGGTACGCCGGGAACTCCAGGACGGCGGCGAGGGGAACGAAGATAGCCACGTTCACGAGCAACACGACTGTCAACGCGTCTGTCGTCGACCCCTCGTGGGTGCCGACGCGGACAGCCATCACCTGCCCCGCGATGCCGATCGCCCCGAGCACCGCGAGCGCTACCCCCACAATCTCGTTCACCGAGCGTTACCCCTCGAGGTGAACGTCCCGGTAGCTCTGGACGTACTTGCTGGGGAGTAAGTCGATAGCCGCCGACTTGGTCAACTCGCCGTCGTCGCCGGGGTAGATGACCGTCATCTGCGGGTTGACGTCCGAGATTAGCTCCCGGCAGACGCCACACGGGGAGACGACCTTGATCTCGTCCTCGTCCTCCGCCGGACCTGGGTGGCGGACCGAGACGATGGTGTCGATGTCCTCCCCCTTGACGCCGTTCGCGACGGCCGTCCCGAGGGTGACTGGCTCCGCGCAGACGGACGCGCGGCCGACGTTCGCTTCCACGTGGACGCCCGTGTGGACGTCGCCGCTTGTCGTTCGGAGTGCCGACCCGACGTAGTGGGTGCCGTGGACGAACGCGTCCCGGATCACGTCGCGGGCTGCTTCGATGAGCTGCTCGTCGTCGCTGGTGAGTGTGCCTGTCATGTTACTGGGTTCGCGTGCCGCCTTCGCTCGCGGTGACGCCGTTCTCCTCGAGGTCCGCGATCTCGTCGTCGTCGTAACCGAGTTCCGCGAGAACTTCCTCGGTCTGTTCGCCGGGCACCGGAGGGTCGCTGAACTCCACGTCTGCGTTCGACATGGAGACGGGGACGCCGGTCGTCTCGAACGTCCCGACGCCGGGGTACTCCAGTTCGATGATCATGTCGTTGTGCCGGACCTGGGGGTGGTCCGCGGCGTCCTGGTAGTCGTTGACCTCTGCTATCCACGCCCCGGCGTCGAGCAGACGGTCCATGAGTTCGTCGGTCGGCACCGACCGCGTCTCTGCTTCGAGCTGTTCTTTGACCTCGTCGCGGTGCTCGTACACCTCCCGGCCGTCGCTGTAGTCACAGAGCGGCTCGACGCCCAGTTCGTCCGCGATGCTCGGCAGGTTCGCGAACGAGAGCGCCACGTGGCCGTCCGCGGTCTCGTAGACGCCGTAGGGTGCGCCCGAGTAGACGTGGCCGATGCCCGACTCGCTGCGCTCGGCCTCGACGTCCATGTTGACGGCGCTCGTGATCTCCTGGGTCTGGAAGTCGATGCCGGCGTTGAGGAGGTTCGTCTCTATCTTCTGCCCCTGGCCGGTCATCTCTCGCTGGAACAACGCGACGACGGTGTGGAGCGCGATGGTGTTCGCGGAGTGGGCGTCGCAGATGAACGAGCCGGCGGGCGTCGGTGGGTCCTGCTTCCGGCCCGTGTTCTGGACGAGTCCGCTCATCGCTTGCGCGAGGATGTCCTGGCCGGGCCGTTCCGCGTACGGGCCGTCCGCCCCGAACCCGGACGCCGACACGTAGACGATGTTCTCGTTGACGTCGCGGACGTCCTCGTACCCGAGACCGAACTTCTCCATGACACCCGGGCGGAAGTTCTCGACGAGCGCGTCTGCTTCCCCGATGATCTCCTCGGCGACCTGCCTGCCCTCGTCGGACTTGAGGTCGAGGGTGATCGAGCGCTTGTTGCGGTTCATCGCGAGGAAGTACGGGCTGACGTCCTCGAGGAGTTCCCCCTCGATGGGCGCGGTCCGGACGAGCTCCCCGCCCGCTGGCTCGATCTTGATCACGTCGGCGCCCATGTCCCCGAGCTTCTGGGTGGCCCACCCACCCTGTTGCATCTGGCTGAAGTCGGCGATAGTCACGTCTTCGAGTGGTGCTGGCATACACCACGGAAAATGCTGACCGAGGGTTTAGTTCCACCGATGAATCCGGTGGACGCCGGATTTCGAACATCAGGTGGTGGTCCAGATTGGTGAGTGTGGAGCCGGTCGGGATGGCCAAAGGGCACAGACTCTCGGTGGCGCGACCGGCCAGTCAGGGGGCCGCCGCCGCGGCCAGCAGGAACCACCCCTGCCCGTGGAGCGTGACACCGGCGGGCGCCTTCGGCCCACCTGGAACTTTCGCCACCCGACGGACCCGACCCCGGCTGTCTACGACGCCCTCACACACCTCCATCGCCTGCCGCGCCGGTGGGACGTACGTCTCCGGGTCGAGGACACCTAAGTCGACTCCGCGTCCGAAGGCGTACGTGGCCATCAGCGTACCGGACGTCTCCAGCCACGACGTCCGGTCGTCGACGATGTTGTGCCAGAAGCCGCTGGCGTCCTGGTAGGGCCGCATCGCGGCCGCGAGGGCTTCGAACTGCTCGACGAGGTCCTCGCGGGCGGCGTGGTCGGCCGGGAGCACTGCGAGAACGTCCGCGAGCGCGGCCAGCACCCAGCCGTTTCCGCGAGCCCAGAACGTGCTCTGCACGAAGCTGTCGGGCTCTGCTGCCCAGTTGTGCCGGTAGAGTCCGGTCTCCGGGTCACGGAGGCGGTCCCGGCACGCGTGGAACTGCGCGACCGCGTCGTCGACGGCATCGGGGTCGTCCGCGAGCACGCCGTAGCGCGCGAGGAACGGGGCGGCCATGTACAGCATGTCCACCCACAGCTCCTGAGCTTCCCGGCGCTGCGGGATGCCGACCCCAGCTACGCGTTCGACCCGCTGGAGGAACTCGTACTGCTTGCGCGCGGCGTCGAGGTAGTAGTCGTCACCCGTGCGATCGTAGAACTCGAGGACCCCGTGCCCCGGGATGAGCGGGTCCGCGATGGACGTGTACCCGAGGCGGTCCTGTTCACCCCAGTCGACGTCCCAGTCGAGGTGTTTCGTGTGGAGCGACCCATACGCGAACTGTCCCTCGCCCGTCTGGGTCTCGATGGATCGCTCGACGTGGTGTTTCGCATCCGCAACGCGTACCCCACACGCGAGTAGGCCGTTCACGAGCACCCCCTTCTCCCAGTCGTGGTCCGCTACGTCCATGCCGAGGAACGGCTGGTCGTCGTGGTGGGCGAGCGAGTAGTCGGCGACGCGGTCGACCAGTTCGGACAGTGGTGCGCGAGCCACTCGGCTCACTCCGGTGGCGGCCCCTCGAGCCGTTCGATGAGTTCGATGGCGTGCCCGTCCGGGTCCTCGACGAACGTGATGACGTTCCGGTGTGTCTCGAACGGCGTCGTCTTCGGGGGCAGAATCACGTGACAGTCGGTCCGTTCGACGAGTTCCTCGAAGACACCGTGCAGGTCTTCCTCGACCAGCAAGCAGACCGAGTGGTCGGTGTGGATGGTGTCACTGCCGCCGCCTGCCACGGGTTCGTCGTTCGAGGGGTCCTCGAAGATGTGGATGTCGGAGCCAGTCTCGGGCCCGAGGTAGACGTGCTCCACGCCGTCCTCCTCGAACCCCCACTTCTCCTCGAACCCGAGTCCGTCCAGGTAGAACTCCTTCGAACGGTCCAGATCCGTCACTCTGAACGCCGTGTGGATCAACTCCATGCTCCCGAATCGGAGCAAAGGTGCATAAGCGTACTCCCGGCGCACAACCCGGATGTGGTGGTCAGCTGCTGGAGCCGCCGCGTGTCGACGGGGGTCCCGACCACTGATCGTGCCGCCAGACTCGGTTTACAGGTTCGACGCCCCGAGGCCGCCGTCGACGGGTATCGCGACGCCGTTGATGAAACTCGACCGCTCCGAGGAGAGGTACGCGACGGCGTCCCCGAGTTCCATCGGGTCGCCGATGCGCCCGAGCGGGATGGGCGCGCCTCGCTCCTCGAGGCCCTGTTCGTAGGACTCGTACTCGCCGCGCTCGACGCCCTGTTCGATGAGCTCGACCGTCCGGTCGGTCTCGTGGGGCGCTGGGAGAACAGCGTTGGCGCGGATTTCGGGCGCCAGTTCTTTCGAGAGTGTCTTCTCCAGTCCCACGACACCCATGCGGACGGCGTTCGACAGTACGAGCGACGGGATCGCCTCTTTGACGCTGCGTGATGCGATGGTGACGATGGTGCCGCCGTCGCCCTCCTGGAGGTGCTCGGCGGACTCGCGGACGAGTCGAACGACGCTCATGACGAGCAGGTCGTAGGCGTCGTACCACTCCTCGTCGGTCGTCTCCAGAAACGGCCCGCTCGGCGGCCCACCCGCGTTCGTCACGAGGTGGTCGAGGCCGCCGAACTCCTCGACGGTCCGGTCCACGAGCGTGGTTATGGCGTCCGCGTCGGTTAGGTCGGCGGCGTGCCCGACGACGTCACCCTCGGCGACCTCCCGGACCTCCTCGACCGCGTCCTGGAGGCGGTCTTCGTCACGGCCGTTGAGTACGACGTTCGCCCCCTCCTCGGCGAGGCGGGTCGCCGCCGCCTTCCCGAGTCCGCTACTGGACGCCGTTACGAGTGCACTATCGCCCTCGATTTCCAAATCCATGGCTGCTTACTACCTCTCCGAGCGGATTCTTAAGGGTACCGCATACGCGGTACACGGGCAAGGCAGAGAGACGAAAGACACGACCCTCGTACTTGTCCAGAACTGCTGACGTGTCCCAGCGGGCCTCCAGTGAGCCGTCGACGACCAGGAACGCTGGACCGGGGAAGGTGTCGGTTCCAGGGTCGACAATTCGCGACCCGATATGATGTATTATCAATATTGGATAATACTAAATGCACTGTTAATTCTCCCGGATCTGGTTTGATAGGTCGCTCGGGCTACCCGAACTTGCGTCGCAGCTGGGTGGGCTCGATCTGGGTGGATCGCTGGTCCAGTCGCACCCCGTTACGACCTCTGGGATGGGCAAAAAAGGCTAACAAACTGGCGTCACCAGGGGTATTTAATGGGTGATTGGAGGGTCAAACTGGGGATTAGTTAACAAAACGAAACAACACGTCTCTGGCGCTCATCGAAATCGACAGACGCTACCGGTTACTGTGTGGCGAAGTCGATACCAGTCTAGATCAACCTCCGGAAGTGTAGAATAGTCTCCGATGGCCACTAGAAATACCTCGGTATACTTACTATCTTTACTTACTATCTGATTTTCTACCAGAGATGGGTTCGGTCCCGGGCCACCTGTGGCGAGCGGTGGCGTCTCCACAGGTGAGCAACCAGCCGATGTGCCGAACACCTGACAACCCCCGAGAAACGTAGTTAGTCGAGGCTGTTCACGGATGGCCTGCACGGGAACGGGGTTCGTGTCAGTCAACCGGTTGAAGAGCGGTCACGCTGCCGAGCACGATTCAGTCGGCCCTACCGACCCGCGATGCACCATTCCGGGGGTAAGCTCGGGGAAGATGTTCGGGGGAAGGACTTCTCCGGCGCGCTCCGTCGGTCCGCCTGCGTTGCCGGCACACTCCCCGACCGCCGCGGACGACGTGGTGTCACCCGTCCGCCGGCAGGACGCCCCACGCGACCGTCGTCGGTCCAGACACGACGTGGCCAACGTTCGTCTCGTCGCCGACGGTCACCGGGGCACCGCCGGCTAGCGCAGTCGCTCGTGGTCGTGCTCGAACACCTGCCCCGAACAGACACCGCGACCCGGCGACCATCCTTGCGTTTTTGCCGCCGTCCCACCTACACCGTAGCGTGCGAACCGTCACCGACCCCGACCCGGAGACCGCCGCGGCGTTCGTCGCCGACGCCAGCAGCGACGGGCTCGCGGTCTCGCTGGTCGGGCGCTGTGCCACGACGTTCGAGGGGCGGGCGGAGCGGGCGCTGCCGGCTGGCGTCCGGCAGCTGCTGTACAAGCCCGACGACACGGTCCTCGTCCACGGCGCGTCGGGCCGCGACCCCGTCGCGTGGTCGTCGGGCGGCGGCGTGACCGCGAGCGTTGTCGACGACGCCCTCGAACTCCACTGCGGCGAGGCCGACGGCGCGGACACGCTGACGGTGCGCTTCCAGTCCGTCCGGCACGCCGCGGCGTTCGCCCCGACGAGCGTAGCGGGCGACGTCTCCGGCACGGAGGCCGACCTCAAGGAGCGCGTGCTGTCGAACCCGGACCTCGTCGAGGCGGGGTTCCGGCCGCTCGCCACGGAGCGCGAGACGCCCGCGGGCCCCGTCGACGTCTACGGCCGCGACGCGAACGGCGCGGTGGTCGCCGTCGAACTGAAGGCGCGGCAGGCCGGTCCGTCGGCGGCCTCCCAGCTGGAGCGGTACGTGACGGCGCTCCGCCGGGACCTCCACGCCGACGCCGAGGTGCGTGGCGTCCTGGTCGCGCCCGAGGTCACGGAGAAGACCCGCCGCCTGCTCGCGGAGAGCGGGCTCGACTTCTCGCCCGTCGAGTAGCTACTCCAGGTCGCGCCGGAGCTCGTTGAGCACGTTCAGCGCCTCGATCGGCGTCAGTTCCGCGACGTTCACGTCCCGGAGTTTCGCCGCCAGGCCGGCGTCCGTGCCGGTGCTCTCGTCCGCTCCCTCGTCCGCGCTCCCGTCGCGTGTCCGTTCGCCAGCGTCCGCCGCGACGACGGACTCGTCGAGGAACGTGCGGGCGCGCTCGACCACCTCGTCGGGGACCCCCGCGGTCCGCGCGACTTCGACGCCGTAGGAGGCGGTCGCCGCGCCCTCCCGGACCTCGTGCTGGAAGGTCACGCCCTCGTCGGTGCGCGTCGCCCCGAAGTGGAGGTTGACGGCGTCGGCGAGGCGCTCGGCGTCCGCGGTGAGTTCGTGGTGGTGGGTGGCGAACAGCGTCGTCGCGCCGAGTTCGTCGTGGACGTACTCCGTGACGGCGCGCGCGATGGCGAGACCGTCCGTCGTCGACGTGCCGCGGCCCACCTCGTCGAGCAGCACGAGTGAGTCCTCCGTGGCCGCCCGGAGGATGGACGCGAGCTCCGTCATCTCGACCATGAACGTCGAGCGCCCGCCAGCGATGTCGTCGCTCGCGCCGACCCGCGTGAAGATGCGGTCGACGAGCCGGAGTCGGGCGTTGGCGGCGGGCACGAAACTGCCGGCCTGCGCCAGCAGGACGACAAGCGCGACCTGGCGCATGTACGTCGACTTCCCGCTCATATTCGGCCCCGTGACCACCGCGACGCGCTCGTCGGGCGTGAGTCGGCTGTCGTTGGGCACGAAGCCCGACTCCGTCCGCTCGACGACGGGGTGGCGCCCGCCCTCGACGCGGATGCCGTCGCCGCCCATCGTGGGGCGCGCGTAGTCGTGGGCCGCGGCGACCGACGCGAAGGATGCGAGGGCGTCCAGCGCTGCGAGCGCCGCCGCCACCGCCTGCATCCGCTCGGCCTCGCGGGCGACCCTGTCACGGACCTCGGTGAACAGCTCGTACTCGAGGTCCTGGGCGCGTTGCTCGGCGCGCACGATGTCGTCCTCGCGTTCCTTCAACTCCGGCGTGACGTAGCGCTCGGCGTTCTTCAGGGTCTGTCGGCGCTGGTACTGCTCGGGCACCGCCTCGCTGTTCGCGTGCGTCACCTCGATGTAGTAGCCGTGGACCGCGTTGTGCCCGACCTTCAGCGAATCCACGCCCGTGCGCTCGCGCTCCTCGGCCTCCAGGTCGTCGATCCACTGCTTGCCCGAGCGCTCTGTCTCCCGGAGGCCGTCGAGGGTCTCGTCGTAGCCGTCCCGGACGACCCCGCCCTCGGTGAGTTCCTGTGGCGGGTCCGGCACGATGGCGCGGTCGAGCAGGTTCCGAATCTCCGGCAGATCGTCGAGTTCGGCGCGCAACTCCCGGAGTTTCCCGCAGTCGGCGTCCGCGAGCAGCGAGCGCACCTCCGGCACCACGTCGAGGGTGGCCTTCAGCGAGCGCAGGTCGCGGGCGTTCGCCCGGCCCCGGGACACCCGCGAGACGAGGCGCTCGATGTCGTAGACGTCCCGGAGGTGTTCGTGGAGTTCCTCGCGGGTCATCGGGTCGGCGACGAGTTCACCGACGGCGTCGTGGCGCGCCTCGATGGCCTCGCGGTCGGTGAGCGGGCGGCGGAGCCAGTCGGTCAGCGCGCGCCGCCCGAGCGCACAGGCGGTCTCGTCGAGTACGTCCACGAGCGCGGTGCCCTCGGCGCCGTGGACGCTGCGCTGTTCGAACACCTCGAGGCTGCGCAGCGCCACGGCATCCAGCTGGAGGTACTCCCGGGGGTCGTAGCGCGTGAGGTGGTTGAGGTAGTCGAGTCGCTGGTGCCCCTCGCCCCCGCGCGTGTACTCGGCGTACGCGAGCAGCGCGCCGCAGGCCCGCACCTCCGCGTCGGCGGCGAGGGCGTCCGCGCTCCCGAAGTACGACGCCACGCGTTCCGTGGCCGCGTCGAGGTCGAACGCCGCGTCGTCGTACTCCGCGAGGAAGGTGTCGCCGTCGAAGCGGCCCGCGTCGACGGCCGGACCGGCGACGAGCTCGGCGGGCGCGAACCGCCCCAGTTCGTCACGCACCCTGGCCGCCTCGGGGAGACTCGTGGCGTAGAAGTCGCCCGTTGAGACGTCGAGCAGCGCGAGGCCGAAGCGGCCGCTCTCGGACTGGGACAGCGCCGCGACGAAGTTGTTGTCGTCGCCCGCGAGCAGTTCGTCCTCCGTGAGCGTCCCCGGGGTCACGATGCGTGTGACGGCCCGATCGACGACGCCAGTCACCTCCTCGGGGTCCTCTACCTGGTCGGCGACGGCGACCCGGTAGCCCGCGTCGAGCAGGTCGTCGATGTACGGTTCGGCGTTGTCGATGGGGACGCCCGCCATCGGGTAGCGGCCCGTCGAGTCCTCGCGAGCAGTCAGCGTGATCTCGCAGATGCGGGCGGCCGCCTCGGCGGCGTCGCAGAACAGTTCGTAGAAGTCGCCCACCTGAAAGAGTACGAGCGCGTCCTCGTAGCGCCGCGTGAGCTCGAAGTACTGGCTCATCATCGGCGTGAGGTCGCCCTCGCTCTCGGCCATCTGGTCGGGTGGCCCCAGCGCCGCGTCCATGCAGGAGGGCAACGGGGTGGCGGCTGTTATGCTCGTCGGTTGGGACGGAATCGGGTCCGCAGCGGGTGTCCAGCGGGGTCGTCTTTCACCGGGGGTTTTTGGGTTCGCAGGCGCTAGGCCCTCCCCGAATGGCGGACGTCGTCGACAGCGTCGAACGTCGCGCCGAGAACGTCTTCCGGCTACTCGGGCTCGACCGGATCGCCGCCCCGGCGCGGGCGGTCCGCGCTGTCGAGTTCGGCGTCGTCGGCACCACTGGCGCCGTCGTGAACGCCGTCGTCTTCGTCCTCGTACCGGTGGCCTACCTCCTCGCCGGTGCGCTGGCGTTCGCGGGCGGCACCGCCTGGACGTTCGTTCTCAACTGGGTCGTCACGTACGACCGCCCGGGCCACGACCTCCACCGCGCTGCTGCCCGGTACGCGTCCGTCTACGGCCTCGGGTTCGTCGTCTACTCGGTCGCGCTCGCGGTCGGCGTCGAGGTCCTCCACCTGGCCGCGTTCACGGCCAACGTCGGGGCCATCGCCGTCGCCGGCACCGTGAACTTCGCCGGTAGCGAGCTGTTCGCGCTCGGCGAGTGACCCCGTCGGTCACCGTCCGTCCCGGTAGCACGGACCGCGGAAGCCTTTACCCCCGGGTGTCACAGTCGGAGATATGCGACTGGAGGAGTACTGGGGTGTCGGCCCGAAGACGGCCGAACGCCTCGAGACCGAACTCGGGGTGCCGGCGGCCGTCGACGCCATCGAGAGCGCGGACGTGCGGGCGCTCGTCGAGGCCGGCATCTCTCGCGGCCGCGCCACCCGCATCCTGCGGCGCGCGAACGGCGGCGAGGGGATGGAGAAACTCGCCACCGACGACACCCGGGCCGTCTACAAGGAACTCGTCTCGCTGGCCGCGACGTACGCGGTGACCCGGCACGCGGGCGACCGCATCCGCGTGCTCACGCCGCTCACCGACCGCGCGGCGATGAGCGAGCGCCTCGACGCCGTCGAGGCCGCCCTGGAGACGTGGCGCGGCCTCGACGGCGAACGCCGCCGGGCCGTCCTCGACGTCTTCGAATCGCACGACGGTGACAGCCGACGGGCGGCCGTCGAAACGGCGCTAGCGCTCGACGACGTGGGCGTCTCCGGGGGCGTCTTCGCGTCCGTCGTCGGCCTCGACAGGGACCGACTGGAGG
Encoded proteins:
- a CDS encoding DNA mismatch repair protein MutS produces the protein MDAALGPPDQMAESEGDLTPMMSQYFELTRRYEDALVLFQVGDFYELFCDAAEAAARICEITLTAREDSTGRYPMAGVPIDNAEPYIDDLLDAGYRVAVADQVEDPEEVTGVVDRAVTRIVTPGTLTEDELLAGDDNNFVAALSQSESGRFGLALLDVSTGDFYATSLPEAARVRDELGRFAPAELVAGPAVDAGRFDGDTFLAEYDDAAFDLDAATERVASYFGSADALAADAEVRACGALLAYAEYTRGGEGHQRLDYLNHLTRYDPREYLQLDAVALRSLEVFEQRSVHGAEGTALVDVLDETACALGRRALTDWLRRPLTDREAIEARHDAVGELVADPMTREELHEHLRDVYDIERLVSRVSRGRANARDLRSLKATLDVVPEVRSLLADADCGKLRELRAELDDLPEIRNLLDRAIVPDPPQELTEGGVVRDGYDETLDGLRETERSGKQWIDDLEAEERERTGVDSLKVGHNAVHGYYIEVTHANSEAVPEQYQRRQTLKNAERYVTPELKEREDDIVRAEQRAQDLEYELFTEVRDRVAREAERMQAVAAALAALDALASFASVAAAHDYARPTMGGDGIRVEGGRHPVVERTESGFVPNDSRLTPDERVAVVTGPNMSGKSTYMRQVALVVLLAQAGSFVPAANARLRLVDRIFTRVGASDDIAGGRSTFMVEMTELASILRAATEDSLVLLDEVGRGTSTTDGLAIARAVTEYVHDELGATTLFATHHHELTADAERLADAVNLHFGATRTDEGVTFQHEVREGAATASYGVEVARTAGVPDEVVERARTFLDESVVAADAGERTRDGSADEGADESTGTDAGLAAKLRDVNVAELTPIEALNVLNELRRDLE